A single Pseudomonas sp. HN11 DNA region contains:
- the hbdH gene encoding 3-hydroxybutyrate dehydrogenase, giving the protein MTTLNGKTALVTGSTSGIGLGIALSLARAGANLILNGFGDASAVIAQVQAFGGKVGHHPADVSDPTQIADMIAYAEREFGGVDILVNNAGIQHVAAVEDFPAERWDSIIAINLSSVFHSTRLSLPGMKAKGWGRIVNIASVHGQVGSVGKAAYVAAKHGVIGLTKVVGLETATSNVTCNAICPGWVLTPLVQKQIDDRAAAGVDPQQAQHDLLAEKQPSLEFVTPPQLGELVLFLCSEAGSQVRGAAWNIDGGWLAQ; this is encoded by the coding sequence ATGACGACATTGAACGGCAAGACCGCCCTGGTTACCGGCTCCACCAGCGGCATTGGCCTAGGGATAGCACTGAGCCTGGCCAGGGCCGGAGCCAACCTGATCCTCAACGGTTTCGGCGACGCCAGCGCGGTGATCGCCCAGGTGCAGGCGTTCGGCGGCAAGGTCGGCCATCACCCGGCGGATGTCAGCGACCCGACACAGATCGCCGACATGATCGCCTACGCCGAGCGTGAGTTCGGTGGCGTGGACATTCTGGTGAACAATGCCGGCATCCAGCATGTGGCGGCAGTGGAAGACTTCCCGGCGGAGCGCTGGGACTCGATCATCGCGATCAACCTGTCATCGGTATTTCACAGCACGCGCTTGAGTTTGCCGGGCATGAAGGCCAAGGGATGGGGACGTATCGTGAATATTGCCTCGGTGCATGGCCAGGTCGGTTCGGTGGGTAAGGCGGCGTATGTGGCGGCCAAACATGGCGTGATCGGGCTGACCAAGGTTGTCGGCCTCGAGACGGCCACCAGCAACGTCACCTGCAACGCTATCTGCCCAGGCTGGGTGCTGACGCCGCTGGTGCAGAAGCAGATTGATGACCGTGCCGCCGCCGGGGTTGACCCGCAGCAGGCGCAGCATGATCTGCTCGCGGAAAAGCAGCCGTCGCTGGAGTTTGTCACGCCGCCGCAACTGGGCGAACTGGTGCTGTTCTTGTGCAGCGAAGCCGGCAGCCAGGTGCGCGGCGCGGCGTGGAATATCGACGGCGGCTGGCTGGCACAA
- a CDS encoding GntP family permease yields MSVIIALAALVLLMLAAYRGYSVILFAPIAALGAVLLTDPSAVAPAFTGVFMEKMVGFIKLYFPVFLLGAVFGKLIELSGFSRSIVAAAIRVLGTRQAMLVIVLVCALLTYGGVSLFVVVFAVYPFAAEMFRQSNIPKRLIPATIALGAFSFTMDALPGTPQIQNIIPSTFFNTTAWAAPWLGLIGTIFVFCAGMLYLARQRNKAQRAGEGYGTELRNEPETAENLALPNPWIALSPLILVGVMNLLFTHWIPQWYGKTHSLALPGMTTPVTTEIAKLTAIWAVQAALLVGIIMVLVFGFSAIKGKLAEGSKSAVSGALLAAMNTASEYGFGAVIASLPGFLVLADWLKGIPNPLVNEAITVTLLAGITGSASGGMSIALAAMSESFISAAHAANIPLEVLHRVAAMASGGMDTLPHNGAVITLLAVTGLTHREAYKDIFGITIIKTLAVFVVIGTFYATGIV; encoded by the coding sequence ATGAGTGTGATCATTGCCCTGGCAGCCCTGGTGCTGCTGATGCTGGCTGCCTACCGTGGCTATAGCGTTATCCTGTTTGCCCCCATCGCCGCCCTCGGCGCTGTCCTGCTGACCGATCCGTCCGCCGTCGCACCCGCCTTTACCGGGGTGTTCATGGAGAAGATGGTCGGCTTTATCAAACTGTATTTTCCGGTATTCCTGCTCGGCGCGGTGTTCGGCAAGCTGATCGAGCTGTCGGGCTTTTCGCGCTCGATTGTCGCCGCCGCGATTCGTGTGCTCGGCACGCGTCAGGCGATGCTGGTGATCGTGCTGGTCTGCGCCCTGCTCACCTACGGCGGCGTGTCGCTGTTCGTGGTGGTGTTTGCGGTGTACCCGTTCGCGGCGGAGATGTTCCGCCAAAGCAATATCCCGAAACGTCTGATCCCGGCGACCATCGCCCTCGGTGCGTTCTCGTTCACGATGGACGCCCTGCCCGGCACGCCGCAGATCCAGAACATCATCCCCAGCACTTTCTTCAACACCACCGCCTGGGCGGCGCCGTGGCTGGGCTTGATCGGCACAATCTTCGTGTTCTGTGCCGGCATGCTCTACCTCGCGCGCCAGCGCAACAAGGCGCAGCGTGCCGGTGAAGGCTATGGCACCGAGCTGCGCAACGAGCCGGAAACCGCCGAGAACCTGGCCCTGCCCAATCCCTGGATCGCGCTGTCGCCGCTGATCCTGGTGGGCGTGATGAACCTGCTCTTCACCCACTGGATCCCGCAGTGGTACGGCAAGACCCACAGCCTTGCCCTGCCAGGCATGACCACGCCGGTGACCACCGAAATCGCCAAGCTCACCGCGATCTGGGCGGTGCAGGCTGCATTGCTGGTCGGGATTATCATGGTATTGGTCTTCGGCTTCTCGGCAATCAAAGGCAAGCTCGCTGAAGGCAGCAAAAGCGCGGTCAGCGGTGCATTGCTCGCAGCGATGAACACCGCGTCGGAGTACGGTTTTGGTGCCGTGATCGCCTCGCTGCCGGGTTTTCTGGTACTGGCGGACTGGCTCAAGGGGATCCCCAACCCGCTGGTCAACGAAGCGATTACCGTGACCCTGCTGGCCGGCATCACCGGCTCCGCGTCGGGCGGCATGAGCATCGCCCTGGCGGCCATGTCCGAGAGCTTTATTTCGGCGGCCCATGCGGCCAATATCCCCCTTGAAGTGCTGCACCGGGTCGCCGCCATGGCCAGCGGTGGCATGGATACCCTGCCCCACAACGGCGCGGTGATCACGCTGCTGGCAGTCACCGGCCTGACCCACCGCGAAGCCTACAAGGATATTTTCGGCATCACGATCATCAAGACCCTCGCGGTGTTCGTGGTGATCGGCACTTTCTACGCCACCGGCATTGTGTGA
- a CDS encoding sigma-54 interaction domain-containing protein produces MSTSLTDYQQVRGLAIQSLFEIIEQSSEGTVIVDRDANIVWMNERYAKRFGLKSADEAIGQPCEQVISNSLLRQVVRNDQPILLDIQDTPKGPLVVMRLPIHNDAGAVIGAIGFALFDELRNLSPLIERYLSMQQELASTRSLLRSRQSKYNFAHFIGTSTASLEVKRRARRSASAESPVLLLGETGTGKELLAQAIHGASSRAHKAFVSINSAAIPADLLEAEFFGTAPGAFTGADRKGRPGKFQIAQGGTLFLDEIGDMPLPLQSKLLRVLQEKEFEPVGSNEMLHSDVRVIAATSMDLEAAIKRGEFRADLYYRLNVLPIQVPPLRERLEDIPALSEAILEELRSQHELDREALALLGQHAWPGNIRELRNVLERAALLSDDLVLNASAIRAAIGTFTPVERGSAVATVEGESFSAARERFDRQIIGAALRACEGNVVEAAKQLGLGRSTLYKKMLALGLAQSQ; encoded by the coding sequence ATGAGCACCAGCCTCACGGATTACCAACAGGTTCGCGGCCTGGCGATCCAGTCGCTGTTCGAGATCATCGAACAGTCCAGCGAAGGCACGGTGATTGTCGACCGCGACGCCAATATCGTGTGGATGAACGAGCGCTACGCCAAGCGTTTCGGCCTCAAGAGCGCCGACGAAGCCATCGGCCAGCCGTGTGAACAGGTGATCTCCAACAGCCTGTTACGCCAGGTGGTGCGCAATGACCAGCCGATCCTGCTGGATATCCAGGACACGCCCAAAGGCCCGTTGGTGGTGATGCGTTTGCCGATCCACAACGACGCCGGCGCGGTGATCGGCGCGATTGGTTTTGCGCTGTTCGATGAATTGCGCAACCTGTCGCCGCTGATCGAGCGCTACCTGAGCATGCAGCAGGAGCTGGCCTCGACACGCTCGTTGCTGCGCTCACGCCAGAGCAAATACAACTTTGCCCATTTTATCGGCACCAGCACCGCCAGCCTCGAAGTTAAACGCCGGGCGCGGCGCAGTGCGAGCGCCGAGTCACCGGTGTTATTGCTGGGCGAGACCGGCACCGGCAAGGAATTGCTGGCCCAGGCGATTCACGGCGCCTCAAGCCGTGCGCACAAGGCCTTTGTCAGCATCAACAGTGCAGCGATTCCCGCTGACCTGCTGGAAGCCGAGTTCTTCGGCACCGCGCCGGGTGCATTTACCGGCGCCGACCGCAAGGGCCGTCCGGGCAAATTCCAGATTGCCCAGGGTGGCACGCTGTTCCTCGATGAAATCGGTGACATGCCCCTGCCGCTGCAGAGCAAATTGTTGCGGGTTTTGCAGGAGAAGGAATTCGAGCCTGTAGGCTCCAACGAGATGCTCCACAGCGATGTGCGGGTGATCGCGGCCACGTCCATGGACCTGGAAGCGGCAATCAAACGTGGCGAGTTCCGCGCGGACCTGTATTACCGGCTGAATGTGTTGCCGATCCAGGTGCCGCCGTTGCGTGAACGGTTGGAGGATATTCCGGCGTTGAGCGAAGCGATTCTTGAGGAGTTGCGCAGCCAGCATGAGCTGGACCGTGAAGCTTTGGCATTGCTGGGGCAGCATGCGTGGCCGGGGAATATCCGTGAACTGCGCAATGTGCTGGAGCGGGCTGCGCTGTTGAGTGATGACCTGGTGTTGAATGCCTCGGCGATCCGCGCAGCAATCGGCACCTTTACGCCGGTGGAGCGTGGCAGTGCCGTCGCAACGGTTGAGGGTGAAAGTTTCAGCGCGGCGCGGGAGCGCTTTGATCGGCAGATCATTGGAGCGGCGTTGAGGGCGTGCGAGGGGAATGTGGTAGAGGCGGCCAAGCAGTTGGGGCTTGGGCGGTCGACGTTGTACAAGAAAATGCTGGCGTTGGGTCTCGCCCAGTCTCAATAG
- a CDS encoding ABC transporter ATP-binding protein, with protein MNLIEIRDLSVAFSGQTVVRNLSLDVRPGECLALVGESGSGKSVTAHSILQLLPEAGTETTGSIQYRGQELIGASAATLQKLRGNRIAMIFQEPMTSLNPLHSIEKQIGETLLLHKGLGGKAAQARILELLDLVGIQKPKERLKAYPHQLSGGQRQRVMIAMALACEPELLIADEPTTALDVTVQRKILLLLKSLQQRLGMSLLLISHDLNLVRSIAQRVCVMRAGEIVEQADCQSLFNAPQHPYSRLLLDAEPTGDALCSDERETVLQVDDLSVQFPLGGGWFRRKTYLRAVDGISLSVQRGKTLGIVGESGSGKSTLGQAILRLLDSTGSIRFQGEALDPLNHKQMRPWRKQMQVVFQDPYGSLSPRMTVEQIISEGLEVHAPCSLADRDAQVIQVLKDVGLDPASRHRYPHEFSGGQRQRIAIARALVLKPALILLDEPTSALDRTVQKQVVALLRELQDKYGLTYLFISHDLAVVRAMAHDMIVIKDGKVVEAGASHRVFDAPQHPYTQELLAAACGLSS; from the coding sequence ATGAACCTGATCGAAATCCGCGACCTCAGCGTCGCCTTCAGCGGCCAGACCGTGGTGCGTAATCTGAGCCTGGACGTGCGCCCCGGCGAGTGTCTGGCACTGGTGGGCGAGTCGGGCTCGGGCAAGTCGGTGACTGCCCACTCGATCCTGCAATTACTGCCCGAAGCCGGCACTGAAACCACCGGCTCCATCCAGTACCGCGGCCAGGAACTGATAGGTGCGTCGGCGGCCACCTTGCAGAAGCTGCGCGGCAACCGCATTGCGATGATCTTCCAGGAGCCGATGACCTCCCTGAACCCTTTGCACAGCATTGAAAAGCAGATCGGCGAAACCCTGTTGCTGCACAAGGGCCTGGGTGGCAAGGCGGCCCAGGCGCGCATCCTGGAGTTGCTCGACCTGGTGGGCATCCAGAAACCCAAGGAGCGGCTCAAGGCCTACCCCCATCAACTGTCCGGCGGGCAGCGCCAGCGGGTGATGATCGCCATGGCCCTGGCCTGCGAGCCGGAGTTGCTGATTGCCGACGAGCCCACCACCGCGCTGGACGTGACGGTGCAGCGCAAGATCCTGCTGCTGCTCAAATCCTTGCAACAACGCCTTGGCATGTCGCTGCTGCTGATCAGCCACGACCTCAACCTGGTGCGCAGCATTGCCCAGCGCGTGTGCGTGATGCGCGCCGGCGAGATTGTCGAGCAGGCTGACTGTCAGAGCCTGTTCAACGCGCCGCAACACCCGTACAGCCGCCTGCTGCTGGATGCGGAACCGACCGGTGATGCGCTGTGCAGTGATGAGCGAGAGACGGTGTTACAGGTGGACGACCTGAGCGTGCAATTCCCCCTCGGCGGCGGTTGGTTCCGGCGCAAGACCTACCTGCGTGCAGTGGATGGCATCAGCCTCAGCGTGCAACGCGGCAAGACCCTGGGAATTGTCGGCGAATCCGGCTCGGGCAAGTCCACCTTGGGCCAGGCGATCCTGCGGCTGCTGGACTCCACCGGCAGCATCCGCTTCCAGGGTGAAGCCCTCGACCCGCTGAACCACAAGCAGATGCGCCCATGGCGCAAGCAGATGCAGGTGGTGTTCCAGGACCCCTACGGCAGCCTCAGCCCGCGCATGACCGTGGAGCAGATCATCAGCGAAGGCCTGGAAGTGCACGCGCCATGCAGCCTGGCCGACCGTGATGCACAGGTGATCCAAGTGCTCAAGGACGTGGGCCTCGACCCGGCCAGCCGGCATCGCTACCCCCATGAATTCTCAGGCGGCCAGCGCCAACGCATCGCCATCGCCCGCGCGCTGGTGCTCAAGCCGGCGCTGATACTGCTCGACGAGCCCACCTCGGCCCTCGACCGCACCGTGCAAAAGCAAGTGGTGGCGCTGCTGCGTGAGTTGCAGGATAAATACGGCCTGACTTACCTGTTCATCAGCCATGACCTGGCGGTGGTGCGTGCCATGGCCCACGACATGATCGTGATCAAGGACGGCAAGGTGGTGGAGGCCGGCGCGAGCCATCGGGTGTTTGATGCCCCCCAGCATCCGTACACCCAGGAGCTGCTGGCCGCCGCCTGCGGATTATCGTCATGA
- a CDS encoding ABC transporter permease, protein MLNLSPVARRRFERFKKNRRGWWSLWLFIGLFILTLGGELIANDKPWVLSFKNELYFPVFKRYTEQQFGGQLPFQADYRSDYVQKLIKQDGGWMLFPPIPFSDDTPNYELTRPAPSPPSAVNWLGTDDQSRDVMARVIFGARVSILFALALTAISAAIGIAAGALQGYYGGWVDLIGQRVLEVWSGLPVLYLLIILSGFVEPNFWWLLGIMALFSWLALVDVVRAEFLRGRNLEYVKAARALGLGDGKIIRRHILPNAMTATLSYLPFILTGAISTLSALDFLGFGMPAGSASLGELIAQGKQNLQAPWLGLTAFFTLALILSLLVFIGEALRDAFDPRS, encoded by the coding sequence ATGCTTAACCTGTCTCCCGTGGCGCGCCGACGTTTCGAGCGTTTCAAGAAAAACCGCCGCGGCTGGTGGTCGCTGTGGCTGTTCATCGGCCTGTTTATCTTGACCTTGGGCGGTGAGTTGATCGCCAACGACAAGCCCTGGGTGTTGAGTTTCAAGAACGAACTGTATTTCCCGGTGTTCAAGCGCTACACCGAGCAGCAGTTCGGCGGTCAGTTGCCGTTCCAGGCCGACTACCGCAGTGACTACGTGCAAAAGCTGATCAAACAAGACGGCGGCTGGATGCTGTTCCCGCCGATTCCGTTCAGCGACGACACGCCCAACTATGAACTGACCCGCCCTGCCCCCAGCCCGCCCTCGGCAGTGAACTGGCTGGGTACCGATGACCAGTCGCGGGATGTGATGGCGCGGGTGATCTTTGGCGCGCGGGTGTCAATCCTGTTTGCCCTGGCACTCACGGCGATCAGCGCCGCCATCGGCATTGCGGCCGGCGCGTTGCAGGGCTACTACGGCGGTTGGGTGGATTTGATCGGCCAGCGTGTGCTGGAGGTGTGGTCCGGATTGCCGGTGCTGTACCTGCTGATTATCCTGTCTGGTTTTGTCGAGCCGAATTTCTGGTGGCTGCTGGGGATCATGGCGCTGTTTTCCTGGCTGGCCCTGGTGGACGTGGTGCGCGCCGAGTTCCTGCGCGGGCGCAACCTGGAATACGTCAAGGCCGCACGGGCCTTGGGCCTGGGTGACGGCAAGATTATTCGTCGGCACATCTTGCCCAACGCCATGACCGCCACCTTGAGCTACCTGCCCTTCATCCTGACCGGCGCGATTTCTACCCTGAGCGCCCTGGACTTCCTCGGTTTCGGCATGCCCGCAGGCAGCGCCTCGCTGGGTGAGTTGATCGCCCAGGGCAAGCAGAACCTGCAAGCGCCCTGGCTGGGCCTGACGGCGTTCTTCACACTGGCGTTGATCCTCTCGCTGCTGGTATTTATCGGCGAGGCATTGCGTGATGCCTTCGACCCACGCTCATGA
- a CDS encoding microcin C ABC transporter permease YejB, with protein MFAYIVRRLLLIIPTLVIILLVNFVIVQAAPGGPVEQAIAHLQGIGGSGGVGGSSGEGIGGGSRASRGLDPKLIKDIEKQYGFDKPAPERLWLMLKSYAQLDFGNSFFRGKTVIDLILEKMPVTISLGLWATLLTYLVSIPLGIRKAVRHGSSFDVWSSTAIVIGYAMPAFLFAMFLIVVFAGGTSLNWFPVRGLVSENFEELSTVGKIADYFWHLVLPVTSLVIGGFATLTILTKNSFLNEITRQYVVTARAKGLSERRVLYGHVFRNAMLLVISGIPQAFIAVFFAGSLLIEVIFSLDGLGRMSYEAAVSRDYPVVFGSLFIFTLFGLLIKLIGDLCYTLVDPRIDFAARNA; from the coding sequence ATGTTTGCCTATATCGTGCGGCGCCTGCTGCTGATCATCCCGACGCTGGTGATCATCCTGCTGGTAAATTTCGTGATCGTGCAGGCTGCTCCCGGTGGCCCGGTAGAACAGGCCATCGCCCACCTGCAAGGCATCGGCGGCAGCGGTGGCGTCGGTGGTTCTTCCGGCGAAGGCATCGGCGGCGGCTCACGCGCCAGCCGTGGCCTGGATCCGAAGTTGATCAAAGACATCGAAAAACAGTACGGCTTCGACAAGCCCGCGCCGGAACGCCTGTGGCTGATGCTCAAGAGCTACGCCCAGCTGGATTTTGGTAACAGCTTCTTTCGCGGCAAGACGGTGATCGACCTGATCCTGGAAAAAATGCCGGTAACCATTTCCCTTGGGCTATGGGCCACGCTGCTCACCTACCTAGTGTCCATCCCCCTGGGGATTCGCAAGGCAGTGCGCCATGGCAGCAGCTTCGATGTGTGGAGCAGCACCGCGATCGTCATCGGCTATGCGATGCCGGCGTTCCTGTTTGCAATGTTCCTGATCGTGGTCTTTGCCGGTGGCACCTCGCTGAACTGGTTTCCAGTGCGCGGTCTGGTGTCGGAGAACTTCGAAGAGCTGAGCACCGTGGGCAAGATTGCCGATTATTTCTGGCATCTGGTGTTACCGGTGACCTCGTTGGTCATCGGCGGGTTTGCCACCCTGACCATCCTCACCAAAAACTCATTTCTCAATGAAATCACGCGCCAGTACGTGGTGACCGCGCGCGCCAAGGGTTTGAGTGAAAGACGCGTGTTGTACGGCCACGTATTTCGCAACGCCATGTTGCTGGTAATCTCGGGGATTCCCCAGGCGTTCATCGCGGTGTTCTTCGCCGGCTCCCTGCTGATCGAGGTTATTTTCTCCCTCGATGGCCTCGGCCGCATGAGCTACGAAGCCGCTGTCTCCCGCGATTACCCGGTGGTGTTCGGTTCGTTGTTCATCTTCACGTTATTCGGCCTCTTGATAAAGCTCATCGGTGACCTCTGCTACACCCTGGTGGACCCGCGTATCGACTTTGCCGCGAGGAACGCCTGA